The following coding sequences lie in one Tichowtungia aerotolerans genomic window:
- a CDS encoding sulfatase family protein, whose protein sequence is MHKPNILYILTDQMRSTAMGCAGVEKVKTPNIDRLAAQGTRFTNAVSNTPSCAPARGTILTGLHTLSHCVVNNELQVKNDGPTFAGALTGSGYKCGYIGKWHLDGGPRTGFTPPGPRRLGFDDYWAVANCTHDYMNSFYYTEEPKPEFIDGYEPIHQTDLAIRYIKEKAKADDPFFLVLSIGTPHDPYCEMPKEMLERYPVDDVELMETNSIYVPGEIMQAKKEILAGYYAHIMALDDQVGRLEQTLKEQGIYDDTIVVFTADHGDMLGNHEQYYKSQPWRESVGIPLLMRWPGQIPEGRVTDAPLSLIELTSSLISMTGTDIPEAMQGDDLSKLILGDESAAPDSVFINFAVDVHCIPSPPFRGVVTRTHTYAETPDGPWLLYDDKADPLQKNNLITWANRDNPEVVSLQQELHKKLHGWLERTSDPFDDGDTVSDKYQPGHVGGVLPIEDPPDYFPPLPPGSTATGRGK, encoded by the coding sequence ATGCATAAGCCGAACATCCTTTACATTTTAACGGATCAGATGCGCTCAACGGCGATGGGCTGTGCGGGTGTTGAAAAAGTAAAAACCCCGAATATTGATCGCCTCGCTGCGCAGGGCACGCGCTTTACCAATGCCGTTTCCAATACGCCGTCGTGTGCGCCGGCACGCGGCACAATTCTGACCGGATTGCACACGCTCTCGCACTGCGTGGTGAACAATGAACTTCAGGTGAAAAACGACGGGCCGACATTTGCGGGCGCTTTGACTGGAAGCGGATACAAGTGCGGGTATATCGGCAAATGGCATCTTGACGGCGGGCCGCGCACCGGCTTTACGCCGCCCGGGCCGCGCCGCCTCGGATTCGACGACTATTGGGCGGTCGCCAACTGCACACACGACTACATGAACTCGTTCTACTACACTGAAGAGCCGAAGCCGGAATTCATTGACGGCTACGAGCCGATTCATCAGACCGACCTGGCGATCCGTTACATCAAGGAAAAGGCTAAAGCCGATGATCCCTTCTTCCTCGTGCTTTCCATCGGAACGCCGCATGATCCGTACTGCGAAATGCCGAAAGAGATGCTGGAGCGCTATCCGGTCGACGATGTTGAGTTGATGGAAACCAACAGCATTTATGTGCCCGGTGAAATTATGCAGGCCAAGAAGGAAATTCTGGCCGGTTACTATGCGCACATTATGGCGCTCGACGATCAGGTCGGCCGGCTGGAGCAGACCCTGAAAGAGCAGGGCATCTACGACGATACGATTGTCGTATTCACTGCCGATCACGGCGATATGCTGGGGAACCATGAGCAGTATTACAAAAGCCAGCCGTGGCGCGAGTCGGTCGGTATTCCGCTGCTGATGCGCTGGCCGGGGCAGATCCCCGAAGGGCGCGTGACCGATGCGCCGCTCAGCCTGATCGAATTGACCTCGTCGCTGATATCCATGACGGGAACCGACATCCCGGAAGCGATGCAGGGCGATGACCTTTCAAAACTGATCCTGGGCGATGAATCCGCTGCGCCGGATTCAGTCTTCATCAACTTTGCAGTCGATGTGCACTGCATTCCGTCTCCGCCGTTCCGCGGCGTGGTGACCCGTACGCATACCTATGCCGAAACGCCCGACGGGCCGTGGCTGCTTTACGACGACAAGGCCGACCCGCTCCAGAAAAACAACCTGATCACCTGGGCGAACAGGGATAACCCGGAAGTGGTTTCGCTCCAGCAGGAGCTGCATAAAAAGCTGCACGGCTGGCTCGAACGCACCAGCGATCCGTTCGACGACGGCGACACCGTCAGCGACAAATATCAGCCCGGCCACGTCGGCGGCGTGTTGCCCATCGAAGATCCGCCGGACTATTTCCCGCCGCTGCCTCCCGGCAGCACCGCAACCGGCCGGGGCAAGTAA
- a CDS encoding glycosyltransferase WbsX family protein has product MKPDVAVYYFPNYHSDARNRRQHGAHWTEWELVRRAEPRFEGHVQPRLPAWGETDEANPQVMAKKIHAAAEHGIDTFIFDWYWYNDGPFLQRGLDEGFLNAPNNDRLKFALMWANHDWLDIHPMKACDNALENATLLYPGAVTPETFETIMDHCIQKYFSHSSYWLLDGCPYFSVYEMTKLIAGFGSVEKTRELFDRFRSKVKAAGFEDLHLNAVFWNNPILPGETAPTDSKQLADALGFDSVTSYVWIHHYGPDDFPCVEYNDIRDAYFAYWDEAVRKYDQPYYPNVTMGWDSSPRTVQSDSYENRGYPFMYTIANNTPENFRNALEMVKDRLEKSPVPNPFLTINAWNEWTEGSYLEPDQIHGMGYLKAIRDVFGESLDMDEKQNSAEQKIQA; this is encoded by the coding sequence ATGAAGCCGGATGTGGCCGTTTATTATTTTCCGAATTATCATTCGGATGCACGAAATCGAAGGCAGCATGGAGCGCATTGGACCGAGTGGGAGCTGGTGCGTCGGGCTGAGCCGCGCTTCGAAGGGCATGTGCAGCCGCGACTTCCGGCATGGGGAGAGACTGATGAGGCGAACCCGCAGGTGATGGCTAAAAAGATCCATGCGGCGGCCGAGCATGGCATCGATACCTTTATTTTTGACTGGTACTGGTACAACGACGGGCCGTTTCTTCAGCGTGGACTCGATGAGGGCTTTCTTAATGCGCCCAACAATGACCGCCTGAAGTTTGCGCTGATGTGGGCCAATCATGACTGGCTGGATATTCACCCGATGAAAGCATGCGACAATGCCCTGGAGAACGCCACGTTGCTTTATCCGGGCGCTGTTACGCCGGAGACGTTCGAGACGATCATGGATCACTGCATCCAAAAATATTTCTCACATTCTTCCTATTGGCTGCTGGATGGCTGCCCCTATTTTTCGGTTTATGAAATGACTAAGCTGATTGCCGGTTTCGGCAGTGTCGAAAAAACACGGGAACTGTTCGACCGCTTCCGCAGCAAGGTGAAAGCTGCCGGCTTTGAGGATCTGCACCTCAATGCGGTTTTCTGGAACAACCCGATTCTGCCCGGGGAAACTGCGCCGACGGATTCCAAGCAGCTTGCCGATGCGCTGGGCTTCGACAGCGTGACCTCCTATGTCTGGATTCACCATTACGGGCCGGACGACTTTCCGTGTGTTGAGTACAACGATATCCGGGATGCCTACTTTGCGTACTGGGATGAAGCCGTCAGAAAGTATGATCAGCCCTATTATCCGAACGTGACCATGGGGTGGGATTCTTCACCGCGAACGGTGCAGTCTGATTCGTATGAAAATCGGGGCTATCCGTTCATGTATACGATTGCGAATAACACGCCGGAAAACTTCAGGAATGCATTGGAAATGGTAAAAGACCGATTGGAGAAAAGTCCGGTTCCGAATCCGTTCCTGACGATCAATGCCTGGAATGAGTGGACCGAGGGCAGCTATCTGGAGCCGGATCAGATCCACGGGATGGGATATCTGAAAGCCATTCGGGACGTGTTCGGGGAATCTCTGGACATGGATGAAAAACAAAATTCTGCGGAACAAAAGATACAGGCTTAG
- a CDS encoding sulfatase family protein codes for MKKALLILYSIVFLLFVNGALAAPKVGGASRSRSPNIIFIVTDDHGFNDLEATDMRDEVDMPNIHKLTSGGALMTQAYCTAPQCVPSRAGIVTGRYQQKFSMERNGEGPLPKSETSIASRLKKLGYKTGHVGKWHLAPDRATKKWFEQVGCTGMADAPVEAVNAHRPQGFGYDEYAQGTGTKYWSNFDVNGKTVEPQEINYKTYEKRSHADKFRLQLQTELALNFIERHADGADPFFLYLGYYGPHSPLDAPAALTDQVLSVEELVAKGYDNTKKPYKNRINFARPYTEVEVRQQGLALLKGIDNGVGEIFQCLEKSGELENTILFFMGDNGAPSGTKSWDGSMNDPWHGSKGIIFEGGARVPYFVYWKGVIEPQVFEQPVNTLDAGATAVALAGSDPAKDPMLDGVDLMPFLTGKAKGEPHRYIYQRYMNTAALISGKYKFMMHENGEELLFDVSLEQPGAHNADKEFHETRNLVNEMPEKAVELRKELKRWKNELPVPNYEGGYHDSLVDFIKKRWGFREAH; via the coding sequence ATGAAAAAGGCCCTGCTGATTCTATATTCTATTGTGTTCCTGCTGTTCGTGAATGGCGCTCTCGCAGCGCCCAAGGTGGGTGGAGCGTCACGCTCCCGTTCCCCAAACATTATTTTCATCGTTACAGATGACCACGGCTTTAATGATCTCGAAGCGACGGATATGCGCGATGAGGTTGACATGCCGAATATCCACAAGCTGACGAGCGGCGGTGCGTTAATGACGCAGGCGTACTGCACGGCTCCGCAGTGTGTGCCGTCGAGGGCGGGCATCGTGACAGGGCGTTACCAACAGAAGTTCAGCATGGAGCGCAATGGCGAAGGCCCTTTGCCAAAGAGTGAGACGTCCATCGCTTCGCGCTTGAAGAAGCTGGGCTATAAAACCGGGCATGTGGGCAAGTGGCATTTGGCGCCGGACCGCGCGACCAAAAAATGGTTCGAGCAGGTCGGTTGCACCGGTATGGCAGACGCGCCCGTCGAGGCTGTTAATGCGCACCGGCCGCAGGGCTTCGGTTACGATGAGTATGCGCAGGGAACCGGTACCAAATATTGGTCGAATTTTGATGTGAACGGAAAAACGGTCGAACCGCAGGAAATCAACTACAAGACCTATGAGAAAAGATCCCACGCGGATAAATTCCGCCTTCAGCTTCAGACCGAGCTGGCGCTTAATTTTATCGAACGACATGCGGATGGGGCCGATCCGTTTTTTCTGTATCTTGGGTATTATGGTCCGCATTCACCACTGGATGCTCCGGCTGCACTGACCGATCAGGTGCTGTCGGTGGAAGAGCTGGTGGCAAAAGGATACGACAACACCAAAAAGCCGTACAAAAACCGGATCAATTTTGCGCGGCCTTATACGGAGGTCGAAGTTCGTCAGCAGGGGCTGGCGTTGCTGAAAGGCATCGACAACGGCGTCGGCGAGATTTTCCAATGTTTGGAAAAATCAGGTGAGCTGGAAAATACCATACTCTTTTTCATGGGCGATAACGGCGCGCCGTCGGGGACGAAGTCGTGGGATGGATCGATGAACGATCCGTGGCATGGCTCAAAAGGGATTATCTTCGAGGGCGGCGCGCGGGTGCCTTATTTTGTCTATTGGAAGGGTGTCATCGAACCGCAGGTATTCGAACAGCCGGTCAACACACTCGACGCGGGGGCAACTGCCGTGGCGCTGGCGGGCAGCGACCCTGCGAAAGACCCAATGCTCGACGGTGTGGATCTGATGCCGTTTCTGACGGGGAAAGCCAAGGGTGAACCGCATCGTTATATCTATCAGCGCTATATGAATACGGCTGCGTTGATCAGTGGTAAGTATAAATTCATGATGCACGAGAATGGCGAGGAACTGCTGTTCGATGTGTCGCTCGAACAGCCGGGCGCGCACAATGCCGACAAGGAATTCCATGAGACCCGCAATCTCGTCAACGAAATGCCTGAAAAAGCGGTCGAGCTGCGCAAGGAACTTAAGCGTTGGAAAAACGAACTGCCGGTTCCGAATTATGAAGGCGGCTATCACGACAGCCTCGTCGACTTCATCAAAAAACGATGGGGTTTTCGGGAGGCTCACTAG
- a CDS encoding helix-turn-helix domain-containing protein has translation MRYKTYSIQTGNLRSDKYLHDFFISVQDVPEHPDYPEHTHEFTELVVVYEGNGINCVGSFEYPIAAGDVFVLHSGQKHAYKQTSHLHLCNVLFDSNMLGLQSLDMKHLPGFHALFVLEPQLRKANFNSRLHLEGPDLIKARNLIEEIEQEVDEQNPGFRLISQSLLLLLIGKLSRWYAQATKEDSAKLMLIAKSLAHMEQKLYEPLSIEQLAKMANMSERNFYRTFQKATGVSPNQHLTNLRISQATELLKHSDASITEIAFECGFQDSSYMTKQFKKHMGLTPSMFRKINHS, from the coding sequence ATGCGATATAAAACGTACAGCATCCAAACCGGCAATCTGCGCAGCGATAAATATCTCCATGATTTTTTTATCTCCGTGCAGGATGTTCCCGAACACCCGGATTACCCCGAACACACCCACGAATTCACCGAACTGGTTGTCGTGTATGAAGGCAATGGCATAAACTGTGTCGGCAGTTTTGAATATCCGATTGCCGCAGGGGATGTTTTTGTACTCCACAGCGGACAAAAACATGCCTATAAGCAAACCTCCCACCTTCATTTATGCAATGTGCTGTTCGACAGCAACATGCTTGGCCTTCAAAGCCTCGACATGAAGCACCTGCCTGGGTTTCATGCCCTGTTTGTTCTGGAGCCTCAACTGCGTAAAGCGAACTTTAACAGTCGGCTCCATCTTGAAGGCCCGGATTTGATCAAGGCCCGGAACCTTATTGAAGAAATAGAACAGGAGGTTGATGAACAGAACCCGGGTTTCCGGCTTATTTCCCAAAGCCTGCTTTTGCTGCTGATCGGCAAACTCTCCCGGTGGTATGCGCAGGCCACAAAGGAAGACTCCGCCAAGCTGATGCTGATCGCGAAATCCCTCGCACACATGGAACAAAAACTGTACGAACCCCTCTCGATTGAACAGCTTGCCAAAATGGCAAATATGTCAGAACGCAATTTTTACCGAACGTTCCAGAAAGCCACAGGGGTATCTCCCAACCAGCACCTGACCAACCTGCGGATCTCCCAGGCCACCGAACTGCTCAAACACTCTGACGCCTCCATTACAGAAATAGCCTTTGAGTGCGGATTCCAGGACAGCAGCTATATGACCAAGCAGTTCAAAAAACATATGGGGCTCACCCCCAGCATGTTCCGCAAAATCAATCATTCCTAA
- a CDS encoding dockerin type I repeat-containing protein yields MRRLLFATTVLLALVAGSALAVTQVTNIFTEGFNSGFSDPYTTDGQSWGSRFGITAPGINTNTIAGTEGDAMALLNNDRAVDGATTIIGAMDVELGTVPAEGVTYTFSGNFSWQFGTAASAAELFLHSGQSGFVVDMGAASTTDADFFFDMPETNWATHSFSYTTTAADVGKAIRVRIRLADEDNVDNLTQLLADNWVVTRETPIRTEPLVIDVRINGLIYYYNPANEAAGYVCNDGVITDGGETIGLCAYETMAYTFGLVTNGASVGEYRVNAIDFSGVDQTATGNGIGTTATRNILTNSTTATLVDFVYDGTDFWFLADDGKVFQNSSTNAVFDLGTNVVATYDSLTLSETKLLAGATAADGTSKVLEVDGGMVTVLVDQAGAVDGTTWVAGQSDSATWYHCRAQGYTYEGISTWVGGAPSSGIPLRGLAASTEGVYGVHKSGYLYLNGWDWAANMVQQTIMANAVDLAVVQVSYVVPAFPAIADPVGSNLIPNGEFDQVTTNGPAPHASLQYNIDGTFGDYSAFWGDTAEVTGWTPAYDDPNGLTALVGTPHADDGGVPALDGTFYLDTLIDTDDGLITLNSIMDYSNGLVQSNALNGVTIDSGKTYRFSVDAIATGGALDLDSGTFTASLTDGSNTPITGGSMTGILTGWDGVQVLDISGADLLAAGQVNVVFDQVNTNDIPGYPDSIAPTDVSNATLVSQIKVYSVTLAELLTAGAGDVNKDGVVNQDDVDLANSYLDGSVDGGDDAATRIADLIAQGMTSAEALEYLNLTGFDLDGDGTFNADDVAAIDSLLPAPELLMVMTGSDTMAFEWEGSDSKEYTIESCTSLILTNWAVYNDGVTTYSAIAGSATGTNTLTGVLTDGSARFFRLIEGTSPISYLSVADGSFELDGSGWSACMASWNDTGTAVYELYGGSGHMTAAIDGTWCGLMSNLGTIHQDLDAVNAGDTLTVVFYGGRALESKNTNAGGVINCTLKVGGSSNTVQADTTLLAYDTWQAYTNTWVATESGTLTLEFSNASGKPWIDHISNVKRVEP; encoded by the coding sequence ATGAGACGTTTACTGTTCGCAACAACTGTTCTGCTGGCGCTGGTTGCCGGGTCGGCGTTAGCGGTTACTCAGGTGACCAATATCTTCACCGAAGGTTTTAATTCGGGATTCAGTGACCCTTATACGACGGATGGGCAGTCGTGGGGCTCTCGTTTCGGTATAACTGCTCCGGGAATTAACACGAATACAATCGCCGGGACGGAAGGCGACGCGATGGCCTTGCTCAATAATGACCGGGCGGTTGATGGTGCCACCACAATTATCGGCGCCATGGATGTCGAACTGGGCACCGTGCCCGCCGAAGGCGTCACCTATACCTTTTCCGGAAACTTCAGCTGGCAGTTTGGAACTGCGGCCAGTGCTGCCGAGTTGTTTTTACATTCCGGTCAGAGTGGCTTTGTGGTCGATATGGGTGCCGCCAGCACAACAGATGCAGACTTCTTCTTTGATATGCCTGAAACCAACTGGGCAACGCATTCGTTCAGCTATACGACCACTGCCGCCGATGTTGGCAAAGCGATCCGCGTGCGGATTCGACTGGCAGATGAAGATAACGTGGACAACCTTACGCAGCTGCTGGCCGACAACTGGGTGGTCACCCGCGAAACCCCGATCCGCACAGAGCCGCTGGTGATTGATGTGCGCATCAACGGACTTATCTATTACTACAACCCGGCCAATGAGGCGGCAGGCTATGTCTGCAACGACGGTGTAATTACCGACGGCGGAGAAACCATTGGTCTTTGTGCCTACGAAACCATGGCCTACACCTTCGGCCTCGTGACAAATGGCGCTTCTGTCGGGGAGTACCGCGTGAACGCCATCGATTTTTCCGGCGTCGATCAGACCGCAACCGGAAACGGGATCGGAACCACGGCGACCCGCAATATTCTCACCAACTCCACGACGGCCACGCTGGTGGACTTCGTTTATGACGGAACCGATTTCTGGTTCCTGGCCGACGATGGAAAAGTGTTCCAAAACAGCTCCACCAATGCGGTGTTTGATTTGGGAACCAATGTGGTTGCGACCTATGACTCGCTGACCCTGAGTGAAACGAAGCTGTTGGCAGGGGCCACCGCAGCGGATGGAACTTCCAAGGTGCTGGAGGTTGACGGCGGAATGGTCACCGTGCTGGTTGATCAGGCTGGAGCGGTCGACGGAACGACTTGGGTTGCCGGTCAGTCGGACAGTGCAACCTGGTATCACTGCCGAGCGCAGGGATACACCTATGAGGGAATCTCGACCTGGGTTGGGGGTGCTCCCAGCAGCGGCATACCGCTTCGCGGACTTGCCGCCTCCACTGAAGGTGTTTACGGCGTGCATAAATCGGGGTATCTGTATTTAAATGGCTGGGACTGGGCGGCCAATATGGTTCAGCAGACCATTATGGCCAATGCGGTCGACCTTGCCGTCGTGCAGGTTTCATACGTGGTTCCTGCGTTCCCGGCCATCGCCGATCCGGTCGGTTCCAACCTGATTCCCAACGGTGAATTCGATCAGGTTACGACCAACGGTCCGGCGCCTCACGCATCCCTGCAGTACAATATTGACGGCACATTCGGCGACTACTCGGCCTTTTGGGGCGATACCGCCGAAGTAACGGGCTGGACTCCCGCCTATGATGATCCCAACGGACTGACCGCCCTTGTCGGAACGCCCCATGCCGATGACGGCGGCGTGCCGGCTCTGGACGGAACGTTCTATCTGGACACGCTGATTGACACGGATGACGGTCTCATTACGCTGAACTCTATCATGGATTACAGCAACGGGTTGGTTCAGTCGAACGCCCTGAACGGCGTAACTATTGATTCCGGAAAAACCTATCGCTTCAGTGTTGATGCGATCGCAACGGGGGGTGCTCTGGACCTGGATTCAGGAACCTTTACTGCCTCGTTGACCGATGGTTCCAACACACCGATTACCGGTGGTTCGATGACAGGCATTTTAACCGGATGGGATGGCGTTCAGGTGCTGGATATCAGCGGGGCGGACCTGCTGGCCGCTGGTCAGGTCAATGTGGTTTTTGATCAGGTAAATACCAATGATATTCCCGGTTATCCGGACAGTATTGCTCCGACCGATGTTTCAAATGCAACTCTGGTTTCTCAGATCAAAGTTTATTCTGTAACGCTGGCCGAACTGCTGACTGCCGGAGCAGGCGATGTCAACAAAGACGGTGTTGTCAACCAGGACGATGTGGATCTGGCCAACAGCTATCTGGACGGCTCGGTTGACGGCGGCGATGATGCCGCAACGCGCATTGCCGACCTGATTGCCCAGGGCATGACATCTGCGGAGGCGCTGGAATATCTCAATCTGACCGGTTTCGATCTTGATGGCGACGGCACCTTTAATGCTGACGATGTAGCGGCGATCGACTCACTTCTTCCGGCACCGGAACTGCTGATGGTGATGACCGGTTCGGACACGATGGCCTTTGAGTGGGAAGGCAGCGACTCCAAGGAATATACCATCGAGTCATGCACATCGCTTATCCTGACGAACTGGGCGGTTTACAACGATGGCGTGACTACATACAGCGCAATTGCGGGTTCTGCAACCGGTACAAACACCCTCACCGGTGTGCTGACCGACGGCTCGGCACGCTTCTTCCGCCTGATTGAAGGCACCTCGCCGATCTCTTACCTCTCCGTGGCCGACGGCAGTTTTGAGCTGGACGGATCGGGCTGGTCGGCCTGTATGGCCAGCTGGAACGACACTGGAACGGCGGTGTATGAACTGTATGGAGGTTCCGGGCACATGACGGCCGCTATCGATGGCACATGGTGTGGACTGATGAGTAATCTGGGAACCATTCATCAGGATCTGGATGCTGTGAATGCAGGCGACACTCTGACTGTTGTTTTCTACGGCGGACGTGCCCTGGAGAGCAAAAACACGAATGCCGGCGGAGTGATTAACTGTACCCTTAAAGTTGGCGGCTCTTCTAATACGGTGCAGGCCGACACGACTCTGCTTGCGTACGACACCTGGCAAGCCTATACCAACACCTGGGTCGCCACGGAAAGCGGAACACTCACCCTCGAGTTTTCCAACGCCAGCGGCAAGCCGTGGATCGACCACATCAGCAATGTGAAGCGCGTCGAGCCGTAA
- a CDS encoding sulfatase-like hydrolase/transferase translates to MKPNILFINVDQLRYDSLGTTGNKIVKTPNIDAVAENGMSFSSAYTPLPSCCPARQTLLSGVMPEQHKGLWNFGSGDGSLPIPGLSTNASVWVRQLRDAGYRTAYIGKWHVHPELDATHYGFETYDDVPNDPFHTPYKAVKYRVDNPWPEFPVGYCETQPVEECHTHLLAERCIEKIREFEAGDEPWHIRLDYFEPHLPCIPAEPFASMYPPETIPPWGNFEEGFEGKPYIQRQQVRNWCLENWTWDEWSIYLSGYYGIISQLDDSLGQLFQWLEKKDLMKDTLIIFTTDHGDAAGSHRMMDKHYVMYEEETHVPLFVRWDGVIKPGTVCDDFVSHFLDLPVTLLELLNLPMPDCYQGQSLLSILNGAPNPAPREFAFSTYNGQQFGLYCQRMIRDRKYKYVWNATDVDELYDLETDPFEMNNLAAQDDDSELCRTYRRKVYEVFSELNDPLVTGLWNARYLCGERTTP, encoded by the coding sequence GTGAAACCGAATATTTTGTTTATTAATGTGGATCAGTTGCGGTATGACTCGCTCGGAACGACCGGCAATAAGATTGTAAAAACGCCGAATATTGATGCCGTTGCAGAAAACGGCATGTCTTTTTCCAGCGCGTATACACCATTGCCGAGCTGCTGTCCTGCGCGACAGACACTGCTTTCAGGGGTTATGCCCGAGCAGCATAAAGGGCTTTGGAATTTCGGCAGTGGCGACGGATCGTTGCCGATTCCGGGACTCTCCACGAATGCATCGGTCTGGGTGCGGCAGCTGCGCGATGCCGGATATCGCACGGCCTATATCGGCAAATGGCATGTGCATCCGGAACTCGATGCCACTCATTACGGATTTGAAACCTACGATGATGTGCCGAACGATCCGTTTCATACGCCTTATAAAGCAGTCAAATATCGGGTGGACAATCCATGGCCAGAATTTCCGGTCGGCTACTGCGAAACACAACCCGTAGAGGAATGCCACACCCATCTGCTCGCAGAAAGATGCATTGAAAAGATTCGTGAATTTGAAGCCGGTGATGAGCCATGGCATATTCGTCTCGATTATTTTGAGCCGCATCTTCCCTGTATTCCGGCGGAACCCTTTGCCTCGATGTATCCGCCGGAAACCATTCCGCCCTGGGGAAATTTTGAGGAGGGTTTTGAGGGGAAGCCCTATATCCAGCGGCAGCAGGTTCGCAACTGGTGTCTGGAAAACTGGACGTGGGATGAATGGTCGATTTATCTGTCCGGCTACTACGGCATTATTTCGCAGCTCGATGATTCCCTCGGGCAGCTTTTCCAATGGTTGGAAAAGAAAGATCTAATGAAGGATACATTGATTATCTTTACCACCGATCACGGCGATGCTGCCGGCAGTCATCGCATGATGGACAAACATTATGTGATGTATGAGGAAGAAACGCATGTGCCGCTGTTTGTGCGCTGGGACGGGGTGATCAAACCGGGCACTGTGTGCGATGATTTTGTCAGCCATTTTCTCGACCTGCCGGTTACACTGCTGGAGTTGCTGAATCTCCCTATGCCGGACTGTTATCAGGGACAGTCTCTGCTTTCGATACTCAACGGTGCGCCGAATCCGGCTCCGCGCGAGTTTGCGTTTTCAACGTATAACGGGCAGCAGTTCGGTCTCTACTGTCAGCGCATGATTCGTGACCGGAAATATAAGTATGTCTGGAATGCAACCGATGTGGATGAACTCTACGATCTGGAGACCGATCCTTTTGAGATGAACAACCTTGCTGCGCAGGATGACGATTCCGAACTGTGCCGCACGTATCGCAGAAAAGTCTATGAGGTATTCTCGGAGCTTAATGATCCGCTTGTGACCGGTTTGTGGAATGCTCGGTATCTTTGCGGAGAACGGACGACGCCGTAA